Within Actinoplanes sp. L3-i22, the genomic segment GGGTGGTCGCGGTCCGGCAGGTCGTCGCGGCCGCGGTGCTGCTGCCGGTGGCCCGCCCGCCGCTGCACCGGTTCCGCTGGCCGCAGTGGTGGCCGACGATCCTTCTCGGTCTGGTCTTCGCGGTGATGAACCTGAGCCTGTACACCGCGGTGGATCGGGTCGGGCTCGGGCTCGCGGTCACCCTGGAGTTCCTCGGGCCGCTCGGGGTGGCCCTGGCCGGCTCGCGGACCAGGAAAGACCTGCTCTGCGCGGTGGGCGCCGGGATCGGCGTCTACGTGCTGGTGATGCCGCACGGTGACAGCGACTGGTTCGGGATCGGCTCGGGCGTGCTCGCCGGGGGCTGCTGGGCCGCGTACATCCTGCTCAACCGCCTGCTCGGGCAGCGCCTGCCGGGCCTGCAGGCGCCCGCCGCGGCCACCACCGTCTCGGTGCTGCTGTACCTGCCGGTTCTCGTCTGGCTGATCACTTCCGGACGGATGACCGGTGGGGCGTTGCTGTTCGCGGTCGGCGCCGGGGTGTTCAGCTCGGTCATCCCGTACGCCGCGGATCTGATCGCTCTTCGACGGGTCCCGGCCCGGTACTTCGGCGTCGTGATGAGCATCCACCCGGTCTTCGCCGCGCTGGCCGGCCTGGTCCTGCTCGGCGAGGCGCTGCGCGCGCACGAGTGGCTCGGCATCCTGATCGTCGTCGCCGTCAACGTCCTGGGCGCCACGAACCGGGCGCCGGGCAAACCCCGATCAAACCCATCGATCAAACCCGCAGCGCTTTCCCGTACGGCATGAGTCCCGCTACGTTTGCTCCGGTAGAACGCTCTTAACCGGTTGAGCATGGGGGCCCGCGATGGAGAGCATCACGAAGAACCGGCAGAGCCTGACGGTGCTGCGCGCGATGGTCGAGCGGGCCTACGGCGCGGGCGAGGTGCCCGACGGCGACGACTGGTGTGCCGAACTCGGCCACGGATGGTTCAACGTGGCGTACCGGATGACGCTGAGATCGGGCCGTGCCGTGGTCCTCAAGATCGCGCCGCCGCCGGATGTCGAGGTGATGACGTATGAGCAGGGTGCGATGGCGACCGAGCTGGCCGCGCTGCACCTGATCCGGTCGCGGACCGGGGTGCCGGTGCCGGACGTCGACTTCGCCGATCAGAGCCACGAGCTGTGCGACGCGGACTGGTTCTTCATGGCCTACATTGACGGTGACAACCTCGGCCTGCTCCGCGATCAGCATTCGCCGGCCGAGCGGGCGGAGTTCAACGAGGCGCTCGGCGCGCTGAACCGCGAGCTCAACAGCGTCGTCGGCCCGCACTTCGGCCCGCTCGCCGGGCCGGGCTTCCCGACCTGGCGGGCCGCGTTCACCACCATGATCGAGGGCGTGCTGCGCGACGGCGAACGCCGCTCGGTCGACCTGGGCCGGCCGTACGCTGCGGTCCGCGCGGTCATCGACGCGCACGCGGGGTCGCTCGACGAGGTGACCGAGCCGCGGTTCGTCGAGTGGGACATGTGGGACAACAACGTCATGGTCCGCGACGGGAAGATCGCCGCGATCATCGACCACGAGCGGGCCTTCTACGGCGACCCGCTGATCGAGGCCGGATTCACCGGCAGCGAGGTGCCCGCCTACGGCGACTCGTCCGCATTCATCCGCGGCTACGGCCACGGCCCGTCCACCCCGGACGAACACACCCGCCGCCGCCTGTACTGCCTCTACCTGGTCCTGATCATGACCATCGAAACCGCCTACCGAAACTTCCCCGGCACGGAAAACTACGACTGGGCCCGCACCCGCCTCGACGAAACAATGTCCCTGTTCAGCCACCCCTGACACACCCCGCGCGCCTTCGCGCCCCGCGCGCCTTCGCGCCCCGCGCGCCTTCGCGCCCCGCGCGCCTTCGCGCCCCGCGCGCCTTCGCGCCCCGCGCGCCTTCGCGCCCCGCGCGCCTTCGCGCCCCGCGCGCCTTCGCGCCCCGCGCGCCTTCGCGCCCCGCGCGCCTTCGCGCCCCGCGCGCCTTCGCGCCCCGCGCGCCTTCGCGCCCCGCGCGCCTTCGCGCCCCGCGCGCTGTCCGCGCTGCTGTGCGGTCCGGGCGTTTTGGTCTGGTGGGGACGGCCGGGATTGGCTGCGCCTGTGGGGTGTGCTGATCACGTACCGGTAGGTTGCGGGTTGTGATCGTTGCTCGTTCGCTTTTGCTGTTTGTGCTCGCCGCGCTGGCCGAGATCGGCGGTGCCTGGCTGATCTGGCAGGGCTGGCGGGAGAACCGTGGGCTGTGGTGGATCGCCGCCGGCGTGGTGGCCCTGGGCGCCTACGGCTTCGTGGCGACGCTGCAACCGGACGCGAATTTCGGGCGGATCCTGGCCGCCTACGGCGGGGTCTTCGTGGCCGGCTCCCTCGCCTGGGGCATGGTCGTCGACAAGTTTCGCCCGGACCGGTGGGACCTCATCGGCGCCGCGATCTGCCTGGTCGGCGTCACCGTGATCATGTACGCCCCGCGCGCCACCTCCTGATCAGCTCACCTCCCGCCGCTGCCGCCGTTCAGGGTTCCGCCCGCTTGGCCTCCCGACAGGGATGTCCGGCGCGGCGCCTGTTGTGGGTTCCTCCCGTCTGACCTGCTCACCCCTTGGCTGAGATGGTGGGCGGTGTGGGTCTTTTGATCGGCTCACCTCCCGGCCGGGACGGCCGGAGTGGCGGCGGCGGGCTGTTCCGTTTATCTCCCGGCCGGGACGGCCGCAGTGGCGGCGGCGGGCTGTTCCGTTGCGTGACCGGTGTCGCCGGCCAGCTTGGCGATCAGGGGGAGCAGGACCGGCCACTGGACCACGCGCATCGCGAGGGCGTTCAGCTGGATGCCCAGGCGGCCGCGCGGCGCGATCATGCTCACCCGGCCGGGGAGCAGCTTCTGAGCGGCGGTCACCCGCGGGCGCATGGCCTGCTCGAAGTCGGCGAGCGCGGCGGCCCGGGACCGATCGTCGGTGAGGACCGACCCGTCGCCGAGCGTCTCGGCCAGCACGGCCGCGCCGC encodes:
- a CDS encoding DMT family transporter; this translates as MTVRELKGGLATMMAGAASNQIGAAVGAHAFGVIGPAGVVAVRQVVAAAVLLPVARPPLHRFRWPQWWPTILLGLVFAVMNLSLYTAVDRVGLGLAVTLEFLGPLGVALAGSRTRKDLLCAVGAGIGVYVLVMPHGDSDWFGIGSGVLAGGCWAAYILLNRLLGQRLPGLQAPAAATTVSVLLYLPVLVWLITSGRMTGGALLFAVGAGVFSSVIPYAADLIALRRVPARYFGVVMSIHPVFAALAGLVLLGEALRAHEWLGILIVVAVNVLGATNRAPGKPRSNPSIKPAALSRTA
- a CDS encoding YnfA family protein — encoded protein: MIVARSLLLFVLAALAEIGGAWLIWQGWRENRGLWWIAAGVVALGAYGFVATLQPDANFGRILAAYGGVFVAGSLAWGMVVDKFRPDRWDLIGAAICLVGVTVIMYAPRATS
- a CDS encoding phosphotransferase family protein, which gives rise to MESITKNRQSLTVLRAMVERAYGAGEVPDGDDWCAELGHGWFNVAYRMTLRSGRAVVLKIAPPPDVEVMTYEQGAMATELAALHLIRSRTGVPVPDVDFADQSHELCDADWFFMAYIDGDNLGLLRDQHSPAERAEFNEALGALNRELNSVVGPHFGPLAGPGFPTWRAAFTTMIEGVLRDGERRSVDLGRPYAAVRAVIDAHAGSLDEVTEPRFVEWDMWDNNVMVRDGKIAAIIDHERAFYGDPLIEAGFTGSEVPAYGDSSAFIRGYGHGPSTPDEHTRRRLYCLYLVLIMTIETAYRNFPGTENYDWARTRLDETMSLFSHP